Part of the Oncorhynchus masou masou isolate Uvic2021 chromosome 24, UVic_Omas_1.1, whole genome shotgun sequence genome is shown below.
ttcccacaggaATCACATACGCTTAGTAAaaaattagaggttgaccgattgtgatttttcaacgccgattccgataccgattattggaggaccaaaaaaaagccgataccgattaatctgccttttttttttgtaataatgactgACTGAGCggtgctgcctaccaccgctcagtcagactgctctatcaaatcatagacatagttataacatgataacacacagaaatatgagtcTGAGGTCATTAATaaggtcgaatccggaaactatcatcttgaaaacaagacgtttattctttcagtgaaatacggaacagttacgtattttatctaacgggtggcatccatcagtctaaatattcctgttacattgcacaaccttcaatgttatgtcataattacgtaaaattctggcaaattaggcggcccaaactgttgcatatacactgactctgcgtgcaatgaacgcaagagaagtgactcAATTTCATCTAGTTAATATTGCgagctaacctggatttcttttagctaaatatgcaggtttaaaaatatatacttctgtgtattgattttaagaaaggcattgatcttcatggttaggtacacattggagcaacgatacgcactgcatcgattatatgcaatgcaggacacgctagataaactagtaatatcatcaaccatgtgtagttaactagtggttatgattgattgattgttttttataagatatgtttaatgctagctagcaatttaccttgggtTACTGCATTCacataacaggcaggctcctcatggagtgcaggtggttagagcgttggactagttaactgtaaggttgcaatattgaattccccgagctgacaaggtaaaaatctgttgttctgcccctgaacgagccAGTTaatccaccgttcctaggccgtcattgaaaataagaatgtgttcttaactgacttgccaagttaaatgaagattaaataaaggtgtaaaataataataaatcggccaaatcggtgtccaaaaatacagatttacgaatgttatgaaaacttgaaatcagccttaattaatcagccattccgattaatcggttgacctctagtaaaaatgtatggtatgtattcactgtactgtgagatgttatggataaaagcatctgctaattGGCACAGTTGTAGTTTTGAATCCCCCCAGTGCGACATACAGCCAACTGAATGTATTACGAtaagtatttacatttacatttacattgacgttatttagcagacgctcttatccaaacTAACAAATATTCAAGTGACAAATAAGTCACTTGAATAAAGGTGTCAGTAAAATGACCatgtaattaaataaaggtgtcagTAAAATGACCatgtaattaaataaaggtgtcagTAAAATGACCatgtaattaaataaaggtgtcagTAAAATGACTATGTAATTAAATAAAGATGTCAGTAAAATGACCatgtaattaaataaaggtgtcagTAAAATGACCATGTAATTAAATAAAGATGTCAGTAAAATGACCATGTAATTAAATAAAGATGTCAGTAAAATGACCATGTAATTAAATAAAGATGTCAGTAAAATGACCatgtaattaaataaaggtgtcagTAAAATGACCatgtaattaaataaaggtgtcagTAAAATGACCatgtaattaaataaaggtgtcagTAAAATGACCatgtaattaaataaaggtgtcagTAAAATGACCATGTAATTAAATAAAGATGTCAGTAAAATGACCatgtaattaaataaaggtgtcagTAAAATGACCATGTAATTAAATAAAGATGTCAGTAAAATGACCatgtaattaaataaaggtgtcagTAAAATGACCATGTAATTAAATAAAGATGTCAGTAAAATGACCATGTAATTAAATAAAGATGTCAGTAAAATGACCATGTAATTAAATAAAAGTGTCAGTAAAATGACCatgtaattaaataaaggtgtcagTAAAATGACCATGTAATTAAATAAAGATGTCAGTAAAATGACCATGTAATTAAATAAAGATGTCAGTAAAATGACCATGTAATTAAATAAAGATGTCAGTAAAATGACCATGTAATTAAATAAAGATGTCAGTAAAATGACCatgtaattaaataaaggtgtcagTAAAATGACCatgtaattaaataaaggtgtcagTAAAATGACCatgtaattaaataaaggtgtcagTAAAATGACCATGTAATTAAATAAAGATGTCAGTAAAATGACCATGTAATTAAATAAAGATGTCAGTAAAATGACCatgtaattaaataaaggtgtcagTAAAATGACCatgtaattaaataaaggtgtcagTAAAATGACCATGTAATTAAATAAAGATGTCAGTAAAATGACCATGTAATTAAATAAAGATGTCAGTAAAATGACCATGTAATTAAATAAAGATGTTAGTAAAATGACCatgtaattaaataaaggtgtcagTAAAATGACCatgtaattaaataaaggtgtcagTAAAATGACCATGTAATTAAATAAAGATGTCAGTAAAATGACCatgtaattaaataaaggtgtcagTAAAATGACCatgtaattaaataaaggtgtcagTAAATTGACCATGTAATTAAATAACGGTGTCAGTAAAATGACCATGtaattaaatacatttgcatTCCTATATTATCATTACACAGGAAATTGGTCACAAGTGTCCCTCCTTCTAAAGGATTACTCTAAATATCATACTTGAGCTCTGACTCCTCGATGAAGCCACTGTTGTCGTCGTCGAGGATCTGGAAGACATCTTTGACCTCTTTGGGAGACTTGGAGGTCAGGCCACACAGCTGGAAAAACTTCTTGAAGCTGAAGGAGTCTGGGGCTGAATGGAGTAAGAGAGAACatgtcagaggaggctggtgaggggaggaccgCTCATAATAATgagctggaatggagtaaattgaatagtatcaaacacatggaaaccaggtgtttgataccattccattaattccattccagccattactatgaccCATCCTTTTAaagtgccaccagccaccactggaACCCATGCACCCATAAATGCaccaatgcatgcacacacagacagtagacacacagcATGtgagtgcacacaaacacacacaaacatatacacacaggtTAGAGTTCAGGCAAGATTGACTTGCTGAGGAGCTTAGGTAGCGTGGCTGCAGTCCAGACTGGAAATGTCTCCCTTTATATGCTGGCACACAGATACTCTTCCTAAACTGGTACAGTCCTCTTCACCCCAGCACGTAGAGTAAACCGATCGTCAAGATGCTAAATTCTACTGCAATAGTTTGTGGACTACTGTCTGCCTACTACTGAGTAGGAAGCACTTCACCTAACAATAACTCCTACAGTACTTGATAACTGTCTGTTAGAATCTGAccatctctctcacctctctgttttcctctcattctcgctctctctctctctttctcaatactctctcccttttctcagGTAGTCCTGCCTCCTGAAGTAAGACCTACCTTGGAACTCCTTAACGGCATTCTCAATATCCTCCGCGGAAAGGATAGAAGTGAGTGACATATTAATCCTGTAGGACAGAGGAACATCGAaaattattcacacacacacaccagggctaTTTAAA
Proteins encoded:
- the LOC135511960 gene encoding parvalbumin, thymic CPV3-like yields the protein MSLTSILSAEDIENAVKEFQAPDSFSFKKFFQLCGLTSKSPKEVKDVFQILDDDNSGFIEESELKFFLQRFVPGARTLTDAECKGFLSAADDDNDGKIGVEEFLIMVQS